From the Candidatus Neomarinimicrobiota bacterium genome, the window CACAAAAAGAGGATTACCATGAGCATAAAACTACCTTTGAGTCAAAAGATTGGCTACGGTTTCGGGGATATTGGCAGCAATATCTTTATCGTTTCTACTGGAATGTTCCTGCTATTCTTCCTGACCAATGTGCTGAATATTGAACCAGCCCTGGCGGGCCTGGTACTGCTGCTACCCAAACTATGGGATGTAGTATCGGATCCCATTATGGGTGGTCTTTCTGATATCACCCGATCTCGTTGGGGACGACGACGACCCTATCTCCTGTATGCTTCCCTGCCATTTGGGTTGATCTTCGCCCTGCTCTTTATTGCCCCTCAGACCCAGTCAGAATTTACAACAGCGGTATGGGTCGGTTTTATGTTTGCCCTGAGCTGTATCGCTTTCACTGTCTATAATATCCCATATTCTGCCATGGTTGCCGAGATGACTGACGACTATAATGAGCGGATATCTGTAACCTCCTTCCGCATGGTGGGCGCGATTATAGGTGTTCTGTTGGCCGGTGGCTTGGCCATGCCCCTGGTAGAACTGGGGGGTGGGGGAGCAGCCGGTTTTAAACTCATGGGTCTGGTGTTGGGCATACTGATCACCCTTTTCAGCTTAGCTGGTTTTTGGGGTACCCGTGGTGTAAGAACCATCCCTCCTCGAAAACAAAGCATAAAAATCGGTGAACAAGTCCGGATTGCTTTTAGCAATACCCCTTTCAAG encodes:
- a CDS encoding glycoside-pentoside-hexuronide (GPH):cation symporter, with the protein product MSIKLPLSQKIGYGFGDIGSNIFIVSTGMFLLFFLTNVLNIEPALAGLVLLLPKLWDVVSDPIMGGLSDITRSRWGRRRPYLLYASLPFGLIFALLFIAPQTQSEFTTAVWVGFMFALSCIAFTVYNIPYSAMVAEMTDDYNERISVTSFRMVGAIIGVLLAGGLAMPLVELGGGGAAGFKLMGLVLGILITLFSLAGFWGTRGVRTIPPRKQSIKIGEQVRIAFSNTPFKLLATMYFLQSLAAGILMAGLIYYVKYVMGMSESSVGLVTAILFITAIIFMPVWVRFGIRMGKLKAYTIGIIILAVMLISLLLTPPSQPGVFFVQMFLLGIGFSSFQLFPFSMLPDTIEYDELQSGLRREGVFSGIWASGQKTAYALGPSLVGFTLSLSGFSNGVEQPDSVAQGVRLIVCLGTALFFLLSLIPFYYYDLTEERFAEIKASIESSRVE